tctacaaacctgtatgactttcttctgtgaagtgtttttgtgtgtgtgtgtgtgtgtgtgtgtcaatacaATGATGTTAATGGACACCAAAACGGatatgaacattcttcaaaatatcttctttcatgttccacagaagaagatcatacatgtttgaaaggactcaagggtgagtaaatgatgttcatttctgcgtgaactatccctttacaacAGTCCACATTCATTACAGCACTGTGGGAATATACATCTCAAATCAAAGCAACGGTGAAACTCAACAAAAAGCCATCGAGTCCAAAGGCTTACAGGTGTCCCAGTCTGATTACTTCCTGTGGTCTTCTGAACACAACAGATGAACATTTCACCAGGTGGGCATCATATCTGGAAACCAAACGCGCCCGAGGTGCTTGGACACTTCCCAGTGGATCTCATCCAGGCTGTATTTGTGGTCTGGGATGAGCACCTCCTCCATGATGGAGAGCTGAGAGAGACGGCGGCCACACATCTTCACGAACTCCACGAAAGCGCTGCAGGAGACCTCGCACTCGCCCAGTCCGATGGCCGACAGGTGCTGGCAGCGCTCGGCGATACGGATCAGCTCCTCGTCCAGCGGCCGCAGACCGTTGGCACACACCACCAGCTCCACCAGACGCGGACAGTTCATGCCCACGCGGCCCAGGACCTCTTTACTGACCGAGCGGCCGAAGTAGAGGTGCGTAACGGGGATCTCGTCGCGGAAAAAGGGCCCAAACTCGTCCTCGTACAGGAAGAAGTACATGACCAGGTTGAATTTGGGCGAATGGCGCACCATGGCGTCCCAGCTGCTCTTCTTGATGGTGTGGAACTGCTGGCCGGGGTTCTCGCTCACCACGTCTATGCGCAGATGCTCGAGGTGCACGTGCTTCTCGGAGGACAGCGCCAGCAGCAGCTCGTCGCTCAGTAAGTGATAGTTCAGAGCCATGATCAGCGACGCACAGAATACCTGCAACAACAGCACACTGATGAGATTCACCTGCACTAGACACTACAAATAATATACAAGGCACAGCTGTATGATCTAAATAAGTCGAGTTTCACAgctgtattttaaaatcattgatAATTTTGTGTTACGATAGCGATGACTAGGGCTGTCGATTTGTTTTTCAGAGGTAACCCATCAATTCGAGTAATCGATTTTGAAAAATCATGGTATTTTCCTCTCATCTTGCCTCTGAACgatgcaaataaacaaaaaagtagtgttcataagcgcagctctgctttgtttttcagaggtaacccaggaaacactgtatcattgctgttcataagcgccacctgctggcagaaagTGAATTTGTGTCTCATTCAGAGCCTCTGCTGTTTCATTCAGATACATTTAATGTAGTATAGTTCCACAAAACTCAAGTCAGGCCATTCTGTTTTCgctttaaattagattgtataatttcaaaatttggatTAAAagctgctcatgctgcatgtatgctgcatctttgtttggatgatgattaaaatgcagtaaatggAAAGAACACAGACGAAGCCTTAGATTGTTTATATGTAGAGATTTGTCAGAAATTATTGCGATATATTTTTAAGCCCATATCACCCATCCCTAGTCGAGTAACTGGCAAAATACCAGAAGTGGTGCATTCCATGGATGAGAATCCATGAAACGCATTATAAGACCATTTTCCATGGCTGCGTAATAtattaaacccatttaaaaatcataataaagcaCAATGCCACTGTGAATTCACAAATGTTACATTtcgattaaataaatatatgcaatgcaggtttaatatgtgctttaattattttctatGCATGTAGGTTACGATCGTGTGTGTCGGAGCGGCTCCGTTCACAGTAAATACCACTCCTGAGTCCTGACGAACTGTTATTTATGATGTGTGGAGCATCTCAAACTCCATCTCCGCATGTTGTGGGTTTGGGTTTATTATAACGTTCATACGTAAATGCAACACGTGCCATTTTATCAGATTTGTAAGGAAAACATTTATAAACCTATACCATTTATACACTTTTATTGGACTTCCAAATCTCAACCCTCATTCACTGCCATTagaaagcttggaagagccaggacattttttaaaagaactctacgaaagtcatatacacctaacatggcttgagggtgagtaaatcatggggtaattttcatttttaggtgaactatccatttaatgtgAACGAACCTAATGGTGTTTGCTGTCAGTGCTCCATATTTGTAGTCCATACAAACTTTGTAAACTAATTTTTTGATTCTGGAGTGGGGAGATTTTTGGTGAATAAGGAAttaaattgctttattattaaacTGCTTTGTTACTCTCTGTTTTGCATGAAATGGCTTAGAAAGACTTGGTACTTCTCCATGTACTGTTCTGTCGATTTGAAACTTAACAGCACCAGTCCCCATTTACTTCCACCATATGGAAACCTCAGGACATTGtttcaactttcatttttggattcCACTTGAAAGTGAAAGTTACACAGGTCTGGATTCAAGTgagagtaaatgatcacagaattgctattttgggtgaactattcatttaaaaccACAGGgactaacaagaacaaacatcaTGGAAAGTGTGTTGTCACTTTCTATTTTTTGTATATCTGCCATACAGGAGGAGCTCATCTGGGCTTCATCAGATCATTTCTCTGTATCTGTAGCACCATCAGTCCAAGCAGCGGGAAAATACTGGCGTGCACTTATTACAATAATTCCAGTAGTCTCTATGAGGAGCAGGGCGGAGTTGGCCATCCAGTCTCGTCAATAAGCTGTAAACACACTTTGTTATCATCTTCTGCCTGTACACACCTTGTTTATTAGCAGCACATGACTCAGAACAAGAAACATGAGTTTGAACAACACAAGTCACAGACCAATGACATTGTGAGACTtttaaactataactataaactGTAGTAGGTCATTATAGCCCAGCGTGTGAATGGCCAATATTTTAAgttcaatgttttgatttttttctatttctacaatttacactgctgtttaaaagttggggttagtagtttgtttttaaatgtttttgaaagcttttttttttatgctcaccaaggctaaaagttaaactgtaataatattccacaatattaaacAACtcttttctacttgaatatattttaaaatgtaatttatttctgatgtaaagctgaattttcagcatcagtgtcacatgatcttcagaaatcattctaaaatgctgattcgctgctcaagaaatcATTTGTGCTGCtacatattttttgtgaaaaccatgataaatgttttctcaggattctttgatgaacaaaatttAAACGAAcggcatttatttaaattttctgtaatgttataaatgtcacttttgatcacctTAATGtataatttctgaataaaagtattaacttctttaaaaaatactgaacgatggttttagtagtttgttttacatttgattacttatgtatttattctGAATGTTTACTTAAACACCAGTcaccatttaattattttttgcatattaatcatCCGAatattagaaaaatgtaaatttacttgAGAATATATACTGAACACTATATtccaattaaaatgattattatgaatattcatatttaaaataattattaataactacaactaaataattaatactattaattaaaattaataaacattttttaattaaaagtatgtGCTCAAGCCACCGAATTTGGCGTCGAGTATATTTCCTGGACTGACCGACATCCTAAAATCACAGTTCCCCAGATATCCTCACATTCCGGCGGCGGATCAGTAAGTCGTACCTGCAGGAGAAACATGTGGGCAGCTGCTCATCTTCAACAGCTTGAGTGTGTCACTGTTGTTGGCCACCAGCACCTTGAGCGAAGGATCATCCACCGGCGTGTCGTCAATCTTCAGAGACGACAGAGACTTGGAGTTGACAAACACCACGGTGAGAGCAGAGATGAAGTGTGACTGAAGAGAGGAAACAATCAGACATCAGGAAACAAGCCGACCCATCATCCCAACACACAGCTCAGCCATAACAACACACGTCCTGATACCTTCGGCAGCTCCATGAAGCTCGGCCGTGCGGTGGAGATCAGCCCGAGCGTCTTCAGAGAGCAGTTGACCAGCTGAGACAGGATGTCACACGCAGCCTCCGCTGACTCTGTACTGCTGTCCACCTGTGCACACAGACCACACACGCTCAGCTACTGATCAGATGAGTTACTGTAAAACAGCCGTTAGATGCACATCCACTGACTTTTAATTAAAGCAAGTCTACATATCTATAATATTTAGTGCTGggcaaacgattaatcgcatccaaaataaaagtttttgtgtacgttatatgtgtgtatatttattatgtatatataaatacgcacacatgcatgtatatatttaagaaatatatgttatgtttatattagtgctgtcaaatgtaatcgcgattaatcgcatccaaaataaaagtttctgtttactttacataatgtgtgtgtgtactgtgtatatatattatgtatatataaatacacacacacgtatatatttatgaaaaatatgttacgtttttctattaaatatatttaaatatataatttatatgaatataaatatgtataagtaaatacatgcaaatatttttcaaatatatgctgtatgtgtgtgtatttatatatgcataataaatatacacagtacacacacatattatgtaaacaaaaacatttattttggatacgattaatcgcgattaatcgtttgacagcacttgtttttatgttaaatatatttatatataatataaatatatacatgtaaatattttcaaaatatcctatatgtgtgtgtctttacatataaatgataaatactgacaatacacacacatatactgtattatataaacaaaaacttttattttggatgcgattaatcacgactAATCATTGCCCGGCACTATTAATATATCAGTATAATATTTTCTTTACGTGCACTTATAATGCAATGGacatttggttacactttagtacagggactaattctcactatcgactagttgcttattactattagcatgcctattattaacatattggctgttcatTAGTACATATTCTGCGtgagcatattctacatccctaatcctatcaTTTTTGGGAGGGATAGTACacctggtaaccaaacagttttggtttccATTGCCATCCAAATTTAGCCAGATAtgtaatttttgggtgtactatcatCCCTTTGAGGTCTGCTTGATTTGTGAGCTGTACTGTGGAGCCAGCCGGTAACCGTCCTCTTCCTCGTGAGCCTCTCACCTTGAAGCTGACGTACTGTAAGTGATTGGAGTGCCTCTTTATGATCTGCTTTATTAGGTCCGGATGAGTGGCCTTCAGGTAAGAGCTGGCGGGCTGGTTGAGCTCAAACTCAAAGCACCTCCAGAGCTCGGGCATGTGGAAGGCCTCGTTCCAGCCGCGGCACACCTGCGAGGCGAAGGCGCGATCGAGGAGAGGCAGGTACTGGAAGATGTGGAGCAGGATCTCCTGTGGCAGTCGAGCCCAGTCGGGCAGCACATCTCCAGAGTCCTCCGCGGGCTGTCTGACCCTCTTACAGGACTCCGCCGGCCCCTCGCAGGATGAGGGGCTGTCCTCACAGTCTCCGCTCAACCTCCTTTTCATTCTTGAGGGCCTGAGAGAGCTGTGAAGCAAAAGAAGACGAGAAGTATAAACAGACCCAATGCAAACACACAGTGGCAGATGCAAACATGCAGAGAAGCACGTGCATCCTAAAACGAGATTATTTTACAGGTTTAgctatatttattaagtttaaatggCTTTGAGcattatatttgtagcaatagccaacaatacattgcatgggtcaaaattatcgatttttcttttatgctaaaaatcattaggatattaagtaaagatcatgtaacatgaagatattttaattccctaccataaatatatcaaaacttaatttttgataagtaatatgcattgctaatgacttcatttggacaacttaaaaggcgattttctcaatattttgcattcactcagattccaaatttttaaatagttgtatctcagccaaatattgtcctgacatcaatggaaagcgtatttattgtattaaaaaagaCACATTTCGCTCAAAGTGTGTTCGAAGCAATTTTAAGTTGCGTAAAAACTCGAAGACTGACCAGCAATCAGTCATTTCAATTATCACGAGCTGCCACGGATGAGATATTCTCCATGAATAAACACAACATTAATCCAATAAACACACTGCACACATGCACTTAGTCACAGAGACAGTGATCGAGTTAAGTTAACAGATCAAGCCAACAACAGCCTTACTGCGCCGCTGCGAATCCCAAATTACCTGTTCTGCGCGCTGCTCGTGTTATCTCCTCACCGAGCTcgcaaacaatgaaaaataagcaAAATCCTGATTAAGTTGTCTGAACGTCAACCGGGACCGGAAGCTGAGCACATCAGAGCGGCGCAGCGCACACGCATTGGCGACGAACGAGCGCGGATTTGTGTCgttatttgttgttttctcgGGAGTCTGTGTGCGCACGTCTCGCCGATCTCGCTGGTTGACCTACTTCTAGCTGCGCTGTCACTGTGTGCCGCGGGAGATCCCAGCGTCCCCGCCTCCTCCGCCGCTGAAAAtggcgctgctgctgctgttgttgttgagtCGGGCGAGCGCGCGcgcgtgcgtttgtgtgtgtcCGCGTGCCTGGACTCTTCCTCCAGGGGGCGCGCACTCGGAAAGATCAACCCTTCTTAGAACAGTATTCTGTTTGTTCTTATGATAGACATTTACGAGTAGACGCTTTTAATCTGATTCTAATTATTAGTTCATGAGggtcatatacatatatacatatatacatatatacatatatacatatatacatatatacatacatacatatatacatacacatacacatatacatatacatatatgtatattaataattaaaagattaagtaaaagataattaataattaaacattatcaATCATGTGTATTGGttggtttggtgtgtgtttagTCATATAAACATCTGGACAGGAGCCATGCTATCCGCTTTGTCTACAGATTACTTTCATTTTCGAGCTTGCGTGTTTTTAGGAATGAATGAGAAACGAAAGAAAAGCACAGGACACTCCTTTTGTAATGTACCTTGCTGAACAGAGAACCCGGTTTATTAACACCATTCAGCTCCATCCACAGATAATAATACAAAGCAGATTCACAAGTTGCAATTTTATGTCTTTTACAGCAGCtgttgaccccccccccccaaacaatcCTTCCTATATGCCTCCAAAACAACCACTAAACAGCCACAGTTTCTAATCTAGCTCTTGTGCCTCACGGTCCTTTGATTTGGTGTGAAGACTGGCCCCGAGGAGTCCTGTTCTTACAATACAAAAGCAGAACATACTCACCTTCgtttttaaaatgacagaaaacaggGGTTTATACCACGTCATTGAGACAAAAAAGCAGACACCGCAGACAACATGGCCCTCGATAAcgacctaaataaataaaagacacaaCACTTGCCggggaaaacacaacaaacagcatGTGTATCACTGTATCGAAATGTACAGTGGCTTTATTGACATACATTCCATATGTTTACATCTGCGAGGAGGCACGCCCAGTATTGCACTTCATTAAAAGTTCTGGCTCAAAACATAACCCAGAAGATCAAACGAAACTGAAGTGAAGAGAGTAGCAACGCCGGAATACACATATGAAGGGTTACTGCCATTATATACAAGATTAGATAAATCGTACACTATTTTCCTCCAGCGTCACATTCTTAAAGTCCTCTTATAGCTTTTGAATCTTAACCGTGATGCACTCCAAAGTGAAGGAATACTGTACAGGATTACGAAAACAAAGTCAGTTTACATAcaacaataaaatcttaaatctgTATTCGAGAAGCTGAAATCGTGGCCCATCCGTGTGGTCTCGGATCCCAAAATCCTCCGTACACTGTTACCCTTCAATGGTCAGGTGTGCAACGTTTATACAAGCCGCAGGGTTACAACGGCTGCATGCAAACACGTCACAacgttatttttttgttctttttttaaattcttctgTGTCTAAAGAGAGGGAGGATGCACCCTGGAGCCCAGCGGCGTGTCACAGCCCCCTCAAAACGGGACGTCCGGTAAATCTGCTCTCGGGCTGCGCTGAAGAGGGAGTCGGCCGCCACAGGAGGGTGAATATATAGAGGGCGATCATTACGGGACCCTGGTGTTTAGAAGGTATGGGCATTTCTACACACGCCGCAGCCCAGAGCGAACTCCTCTCCGGTGGGAGGATGGACCACATGCAGGGGACACTCGCTTCCTTCTAACTGTTTTCCTTTTGGTCCTGTGAGGGAAGAAAGAAACTGTAGTCAACATGTTGTCTTAATAATAGCTTGTAATGGAACAAAGGCCTGATTCAACAAGACGCGAGTTTCAGACAGACCAAAAATGGTggtgggacttttttttttttttttttttgttattcaagCATTTAAGTGTTGTACCAGCAGGACAATGAGGCAGCTCCTCTTTTGGGACGCTGGTCATCCTCTGGAAATCATCATGACAGGCGTTGCAAAAATGTGTCGTCCCGAAGCAGAAAAACACAGCCACAGAGCAACAGTAACGACATTTATACTCCAGGAAATCTGTCCCGTGTTTAGAGCACATCTGCAACAAAAAGAATGAGGTGTAAAcaaactctttctctctgttctgctGTGATTCGCCGTTACAAACAATCGCATGAAAACAGAAACTGAAGCAACACTTttataatgcaaaaacaataGGTTTTCAGAGGtaaatgtgtttaactgtcatgaaaataatgttataattcaTGATGATATGATTAATTtcataaaagcaattttttttaaataatatttttaagaatatttgaaaataaaaaatacaaataaatgtatatataaaatatgtataaatatatataaaaaaaaaaagtttagatatTTTAGTGTGAAATTCATGTGCTTGAATGTGAGATGAACTTGAAAAACCATTGAGCTGATTGAAAACAGACGTGCTGATAAACTGAAGAGCAGCCATGACTGAGCCATTGCATCACACTGATCTCCCAAGTGAACATTTCAATTTGTAAAACTAAATCATTTGGATGCGCAGACCTCACGAATGTTAATATGGAACAATCCCTGGATGAAGTATAATAGAGCActttttttgtaggccaacccgaAAGTTTGCATCACCCGCGTTTTCTCAACAAAAAGCCAACAGGCTTTTGGATTATCAcagtaaacaagtaaacaaaagtTAGATTCTTACGTGATAATCCTCACAAATGAACTTCTGAAGCCTAAATACATTCACCAGAAGTCATAAGTTAAAGTGAGGCTAAAAACAAACTGCACCAGGTTGAAACGACTTCAACGTCACTATCACTCAGCTTTAGACAACTCTTTCAAGTCATGAGTTAATAGAGTTTGCAGAAGCACGAGTATGAACTCAATGAGACTGTAGAGTAGACGAGTTTCCTATTCAGTGTGATGATGTCATTGATGTCATGATGtcagtgtgattaaaaaaaaaatcacgtgtaGGGTATTACTGATGTACTTTATGGTGTagaaaaaacacttgaaaaaatCTTGAGCTTGTTTTTAAccacaaattttattttaggcatttaGAAAAAGCCACTGACTTTGGGACAACTGAACTGGGTTTCTGGACTCTTTTCTGCTGCAgtctattgtgtgttttttgcattattgacactattttcctaattaatgttatacagttgctttgacacaatctgtattgttaaaagcgctatataaataaaggtgatttgactcGACTTAAAAACAGAATCATAAACAAACATGTAAGCACACTGACCTGTGCTCTGGACACATCTGAGCAAGCGCCACAGATGAGCTCACGGGGATCATAATCGTCACCTTGTCCTGCCTCGGCATCACAGCGAGCTTCTCCCCCGAAATAGGCCTGGATGAGTCAGAAGTCACACTGTCAACACAACAGCTGGAGAAATGGCTTCATTATGGCAGCATGGCAGTCTAAATCTCATTTCATGCTGGCAAATAGCAAATAGCTCTTGCGCTACACGAGTGAGCTGCGTTTAATCGTTTTTGTCAACCATGTTTTTTTACTCTATTCACAGTAAACAGAGAcatccttaaagggacagttcactcaaaccCAACTGTTCTCTTTACAAGATCACTCGTGAAGATCAAACCTTTTTGCACTTGTAGCAGACGTAGTAAGCATATCTGTTCATGGCAAATCCAGCGGGGTTGTTGTAGAATCGAGCTCCAGACGTTGTGATGGCTTCACTCTTGTGCAGTCCTTCATACTCCAGTCTCATTAAAGCCTTCCTCCTCACGTCCTCATACAGCTCTTTGATGGGGTCAAGCAGATCTTTTAGGACAGAGTGGTTTATTTTGTTCTAAAAAGAAATGCGGAAACAGGAAAGATGCATCAAATTgtgatttttgccatttttttattgcgatttataatgtgattttattttttcacatttgctgttttttttttttttttgcagagctGTACAATTCAgccaatttctttttaattctaaaatattattataatttctattattattttattaggattacaatattacattgtAAGATGAAACAAACTAAGAACAATTACTATTGTTCCACTATTATTTCATCAAGTAAAAATTCAagtatttaagaataataattatacaactgtgaaattacaatactaatatttatcaCTTAATTACTTGACTTTCAAAAGCCCTTGtagcttctcttttgttgacaattATTTCGTGTGAAGCGAGCTGCGCTGAGACTCTGAAAACACAGACTCATGAGCTGCtcacgtgtaaatgaacacagtgccctTCACTTTGACACAGAACATATGTCTAATTAAAATGCAATCTTGGCGATTAGATAATCTCACTAAGCAATAGTGTGATTTTGATTATATTCTGATTACCCACTCAGCTTGACTTTTACCTCAAAGTGAGTCCAGACTAGCTTATTTACCTTGCAAATAGGGCAAGACATGAAGCCGAAGGTTATCCTGGGCCCAAGCCAGCGGTTGTCCAGAACCCTTCTTGTGCACTGAAGATGGAACACGTGACTGCAGTCCAGCTGCAAATAAACCAGGACAGATAGTTACACTGTATGTATGTAACACTATATCCTCTATATACCATCACACGCAGTGTCTGTATTCTACTGTACCTGGATTGCTGGAGCAGCAGACAGAGCCTCAGTGAAGCAAATCATGCACATATCATCAGCGTCCTGTTTCAGACAGACTGCGGTTTTGTCACAACCATGTAAACAGGGCAGACACAGCTCTTCATTTTTGACCCCTCCACACGGGTGACCACACGGATGAGTCTTACTGCAGGCCAGCTTTGCATACTCCTACACAACAGATAAAATACATAAGTATGCTTATGAAATCAGTTCCAGGAAATAATTTTacagaaagtgtaaaaaaaaaagaaaaaaaaaaagaaaaaaaaaaaagcatatcattCTGCCAAAAAAGTGGCATTTTGAGCAAATACCTGACAGTCTTGGTCTGAACATACACTTCCTACTGCAGACAGCTCTGTGCCGTTCCTGGTGCCACAGAAGCGGCAGACGTCTGAACTGCTGGAAGCTGGTTTCCCTGAAGGACGGTACAATGTCATTTAAGCtataatagcaataaaataaagcCACTAGTCAAATAAAGAGGAATACTGGAAATAGGACTCATCACAGCTGTGGCCTAGCGCTTAGGGGTCAGAAATTATGCAGTCCCCGgggcaaaaatgccaccaaaagTGACAGAAATGCCACAGATATTTAAATAGTGGGAGGGAAAGCATCACTGTTGggaattgctctgtttttttaaatcttttatctaacatttaacatacatttaatacTATTCTGTTCCAGACCTGTAGCTGTATTTACAGTCTCAGAGGCGAGTGTAGTTGACTGTGTAGGATtaataatgaacaaaacaaaacaaaaaattccaaTGAAAACCCTGAATGTGAAGAAAACacttata
This genomic stretch from Cyprinus carpio isolate SPL01 chromosome B9, ASM1834038v1, whole genome shotgun sequence harbors:
- the fbxl3a gene encoding LOW QUALITY PROTEIN: F-box/LRR-repeat protein 3 (The sequence of the model RefSeq protein was modified relative to this genomic sequence to represent the inferred CDS: inserted 2 bases in 1 codon); translated protein: MKRRLSGDCEDSPSSCEGPAESCKRVRQPAEDSGDVLPDWARLPQEILLHIFQYLPLLDRAFASQVCRGWNEAFHMPELWRCFEFELNQPASSYLKATHPDLIKQIIKRHSNHLQYVSFKVDSSTESAEAACDILSQLVNCSLKTLGLISTARPSFMELPKSHFISALTVVFVNSKSLSSLKIDDTPVDDPSLKVLVANNSDTLKLLKMSSCPHVSPAGILCVADXMALNYHLLSDELLLALSSEKHVHLEHLRIDVVSENPGQQFHTIKKSSWDAMVRHSPKFNLVMYFFLYEDEFGPFFRDEIPVTHLYFGRSVSKEVLGRVGMNCPRLVELVVCANGLRPLDEELIRIAERCQHLSAIGLGECEVSCSAFVEFVKMCGRRLSQLSIMEEVLIPDHKYSLDEIHWEVSKHLGRVWFPDMMPTW